One window from the genome of Vibrio vulnificus NBRC 15645 = ATCC 27562 encodes:
- the rpsD gene encoding 30S ribosomal protein S4 translates to MARYLGPKLKLSRREGTDLFLKSGVRAIDTKCKIDNAPGVHGARRGRLSEYGVQLREKQKVRRMYGVLEKQFRNYYAEAARLKGNTGENLLQLLEGRLDNVVYRMGFGATRAEARQLVSHKAILVNGKVVNVPSFKVAANDVVSIREKAKQQTRIKAALEVAEQREKPTWIEVDAGKMEGTFKRMPERSDLSADINEQLIVELYSK, encoded by the coding sequence ATGGCAAGATATTTGGGTCCTAAGCTGAAGCTTAGCCGTCGTGAAGGCACTGACTTGTTCCTTAAGTCTGGTGTTCGCGCGATCGATACCAAGTGTAAAATTGATAACGCACCAGGTGTACACGGCGCTCGTCGCGGTCGTCTATCTGAGTATGGCGTTCAGCTTCGTGAGAAGCAAAAAGTACGTCGTATGTACGGCGTTCTAGAAAAACAATTCCGTAACTACTACGCAGAAGCTGCTCGTCTTAAAGGCAACACAGGTGAAAACCTACTTCAGCTTCTTGAAGGTCGTCTTGATAACGTAGTTTACCGCATGGGCTTTGGCGCAACTCGCGCAGAAGCACGTCAGCTAGTTAGCCACAAAGCTATCCTAGTAAACGGTAAAGTTGTAAACGTTCCTTCTTTCAAAGTAGCGGCTAACGACGTTGTTTCAATTCGCGAGAAAGCTAAACAGCAAACTCGTATCAAAGCAGCTCTAGAAGTTGCTGAACAACGTGAAAAACCAACTTGGATTGAAGTAGATGCTGGCAAGATGGAAGGTACATTCAAGCGTATGCCTGAACGTTCAGATCTATCAGCTGACATCAACGAACAATTGATCGTCGAGCTTTACTCTAAGTAA
- the rpsK gene encoding 30S ribosomal protein S11 yields the protein MAKQPTRARKRVRKQVADGVAHIHASFNNTIVTITDRQGNALAWATAGGSGFRGSRKSTPFAAQVAAERCAEMAKEYGLKNLEVMVKGPGPGRESTVRALNAAGFRITNIVDATPIPHNGCRPPKKRRV from the coding sequence ATGGCTAAACAACCAACTCGCGCGCGCAAGCGCGTACGCAAGCAAGTTGCGGATGGCGTTGCGCACATCCATGCTTCTTTCAATAACACAATCGTAACTATCACTGACCGTCAAGGTAATGCTCTTGCATGGGCTACTGCTGGTGGTTCAGGTTTCCGTGGTTCTCGTAAGTCTACTCCGTTCGCTGCACAGGTTGCTGCTGAGCGTTGTGCTGAAATGGCTAAAGAATACGGCCTAAAGAACTTGGAAGTTATGGTTAAGGGTCCTGGTCCAGGTCGTGAATCTACTGTTCGCGCACTGAACGCAGCTGGTTTCCGCATCACTAACATTGTTGATGCTACACCAATCCCTCATAACGGTTGTCGTCCACCTAAGAAACGTCGCGTATAA
- the rpsM gene encoding 30S ribosomal protein S13, which yields MARIAGINIPDQKHAVIALTAIYGIGKTRSKAILADVGIAEDVKISELTEEQIDQLRDGVAKYTVEGDLRREVSMNIKRLMDLGCYRGLRHRRSLPLRGQRTKTNARTRKGPRKPIKK from the coding sequence ATGGCCCGTATTGCAGGCATTAACATTCCTGATCAGAAACATGCTGTAATCGCTCTAACTGCGATCTACGGTATCGGTAAAACTCGCTCAAAAGCTATCCTAGCTGACGTGGGTATTGCTGAAGATGTTAAGATCAGTGAACTAACTGAAGAGCAGATCGATCAACTGCGTGATGGTGTAGCTAAGTACACTGTAGAAGGTGATCTACGTCGTGAAGTATCTATGAACATCAAGCGTCTTATGGACCTTGGCTGTTACCGTGGTCTTCGTCATCGTCGCAGTCTACCTCTACGTGGACAGCGTACTAAAACCAACGCTCGCACCCGCAAGGGTCCGCGTAAGCCGATCAAGAAATAA
- the rpmJ gene encoding 50S ribosomal protein L36: MKVRASVKKICRNCKVIKRNGVVRVICSEPKHKQRQG; the protein is encoded by the coding sequence ATGAAAGTTCGTGCTTCCGTTAAAAAAATCTGCCGTAACTGTAAAGTAATCAAGCGTAACGGTGTAGTTCGCGTGATTTGCAGTGAGCCAAAGCACAAGCAGCGCCAAGGCTAA
- the secY gene encoding preprotein translocase subunit SecY, which produces MAKKPGQDFRSAQSGLSELKSRLLFVIGALLVFRAGSFVPIPGIDAAVLADLFEQQKGTIVEMFNMFSGGALERASILALGIMPYISASIVVQLLTVVHPALAELKKEGEAGRRKISQYTRYGTLVLATFQAIGIATGLPNMVDNLVVIDQTMFTLIATVSLVTGTMFLMWLGEQITERGIGNGISLLIFAGIVAGLPSAIGQTIEQARQGELHVLLLLLIAVLAFAVIYFVVFMERGQRRIVVNYAKRQQGRKVFAAQSSHLPLKINMAGVIPAIFASSIILFPGTLAQWFGQNGESSAFGWLTDVSLALSPGQPLYVMLYAAAIIFFCFFYTALVFNPRETADNLKKSGAFVPGIRPGEQTAKYIDKVMTRLTLAGALYITFICLIPEFMMVAWNVRFYFGGTSLLIVVVVIMDFMAQVQTHMMSHQYESVLKKANLKGYGR; this is translated from the coding sequence ATGGCTAAGAAACCAGGACAAGATTTTCGTAGTGCTCAGAGCGGCTTAAGTGAACTGAAGTCGCGCTTATTATTCGTAATTGGTGCACTTTTAGTATTCCGAGCTGGCTCTTTTGTGCCGATTCCTGGTATTGACGCTGCTGTACTTGCCGATTTGTTCGAACAGCAAAAAGGTACCATCGTTGAAATGTTTAACATGTTCTCCGGTGGTGCTCTTGAGCGTGCATCTATTTTAGCACTGGGCATCATGCCGTATATTTCGGCATCTATTGTTGTCCAGTTGCTAACTGTAGTTCATCCAGCGTTAGCTGAACTCAAGAAAGAGGGTGAAGCAGGCCGTCGTAAGATCAGCCAATACACACGCTACGGCACGCTTGTACTTGCAACATTCCAGGCTATTGGTATTGCAACTGGCTTACCAAACATGGTCGACAATCTGGTCGTTATCGATCAAACCATGTTTACGCTAATTGCAACCGTGAGTTTAGTAACCGGTACCATGTTCTTAATGTGGTTAGGTGAACAAATTACTGAGCGTGGAATTGGTAATGGTATTTCATTACTGATCTTTGCAGGTATTGTTGCTGGATTGCCTTCGGCAATCGGTCAAACAATCGAGCAAGCGCGTCAAGGTGAATTGCATGTACTTCTTCTGCTGTTAATTGCAGTGTTGGCTTTTGCTGTAATTTACTTCGTTGTTTTCATGGAGCGTGGTCAACGTCGTATCGTTGTTAACTACGCGAAGCGTCAACAAGGTCGTAAAGTATTTGCAGCACAAAGCTCGCACCTACCATTGAAAATTAATATGGCTGGTGTAATTCCTGCGATTTTCGCATCAAGCATTATCCTGTTCCCTGGAACATTGGCCCAGTGGTTTGGTCAGAATGGTGAAAGCAGCGCGTTCGGTTGGTTAACTGACGTGTCATTGGCTCTAAGTCCTGGTCAACCTCTATATGTAATGCTTTATGCAGCAGCGATTATTTTCTTCTGTTTCTTCTACACGGCGTTGGTTTTCAACCCGCGTGAAACAGCAGATAACCTGAAGAAGTCAGGTGCATTCGTACCCGGTATCCGCCCAGGCGAGCAGACAGCCAAGTACATTGATAAAGTAATGACGCGTTTAACCTTAGCTGGTGCGCTTTATATTACCTTTATCTGTCTGATTCCGGAGTTCATGATGGTCGCGTGGAACGTACGTTTCTACTTCGGCGGTACATCACTACTTATCGTAGTTGTTGTAATTATGGACTTTATGGCACAGGTACAGACACATATGATGTCTCATCAATATGAGTCTGTGTTGAAGAAAGCGAATCTGAAAGGCTACGGCCGTTAA
- the rplO gene encoding 50S ribosomal protein L15 — protein sequence MRLNTLSPAAGSKHAPKRVGRGIGSGLGKTGGRGHKGQKSRSGGKVRPGFEGGQMPLKQRLPKFGFTSRKSLVSAEVRVAELAKVTGDVVDLNSLKAANVITKNIENVKIVLSGEINKAVTVKGLRVTKGAKAAIEAAGGKIEE from the coding sequence ATGCGTTTGAATACTCTATCACCGGCTGCTGGCTCTAAGCATGCTCCTAAGCGTGTAGGTCGCGGTATCGGTTCTGGCCTTGGTAAAACAGGTGGCCGCGGTCACAAAGGTCAAAAGTCACGTTCTGGCGGTAAAGTTCGTCCAGGTTTTGAAGGCGGTCAGATGCCTCTAAAACAACGTCTACCAAAATTCGGTTTCACTTCTCGTAAGAGCCTAGTGTCTGCTGAAGTTCGCGTAGCTGAGCTAGCGAAAGTAACTGGTGACGTGGTTGATCTAAACAGCCTTAAAGCTGCTAACGTTATCACCAAAAACATTGAGAACGTGAAAATCGTTCTTTCTGGTGAAATCAATAAGGCAGTGACTGTTAAAGGTCTACGTGTGACTAAAGGCGCTAAAGCTGCAATCGAAGCTGCAGGCGGTAAAATCGAGGAATAA
- the rpmD gene encoding 50S ribosomal protein L30, with protein sequence MATIKVTQTKSSIGRLPKHKATLRGLGLRRINHTVELEDTPCIRGMINKVYYMVKVEE encoded by the coding sequence ATGGCAACTATCAAAGTAACACAAACTAAAAGCTCAATTGGTCGTCTACCTAAGCACAAAGCTACACTTCGTGGTCTAGGTCTTCGTCGTATCAACCACACAGTAGAACTTGAAGATACTCCGTGCATTCGCGGTATGATCAACAAGGTTTACTACATGGTTAAAGTTGAGGAGTAA
- the rpsE gene encoding 30S ribosomal protein S5: MAKEQQVQANDLQEKLIAVNRVSKTVKGGRIMSFTALTVVGDGNGRVGFGYGKAREVPAAIQKAMEKARRNMVTIALNEGTLHHPVKGRHSGSKVYMQPAAEGTGVIAGGAMRAVLEVAGVHNVLSKAYGSTNPINIVRATIDALVDVKSPEMVAAKRGLTVEAISE, translated from the coding sequence ATGGCTAAAGAACAACAAGTTCAAGCGAATGATTTGCAAGAAAAGCTAATCGCAGTTAACCGTGTTTCTAAAACGGTTAAAGGTGGTCGAATCATGAGCTTTACTGCACTAACAGTAGTTGGTGACGGTAACGGTCGTGTAGGTTTCGGTTACGGCAAAGCTCGTGAAGTACCTGCAGCGATCCAAAAAGCAATGGAAAAAGCGCGTCGTAACATGGTTACTATCGCACTTAACGAAGGCACACTTCACCACCCAGTGAAAGGTCGCCACTCGGGCTCTAAAGTTTACATGCAGCCTGCTGCAGAAGGTACTGGTGTTATCGCAGGTGGTGCGATGCGTGCAGTACTAGAAGTTGCTGGTGTACACAACGTACTGTCTAAAGCGTACGGCTCTACTAACCCAATCAACATCGTTCGTGCAACGATTGATGCGCTAGTAGACGTTAAGTCACCAGAAATGGTTGCTGCTAAACGTGGTCTAACTGTTGAAGCTATTTCGGAGTAA
- the rplR gene encoding 50S ribosomal protein L18 has translation MDKKASRIRRATRARRKIAELGATRLVVHRTPRHVYAQVIAANGSEVIAAASTVEKAIREQVKYTGNIEAAKAVGKAVAERALEKGVSTVAFDRSGFQYHGRVAALADSAREAGLKF, from the coding sequence ATGGATAAGAAAGCATCTCGCATCCGTCGTGCTACACGTGCACGTCGTAAGATTGCAGAACTTGGTGCAACTCGCCTGGTAGTACACCGTACTCCTCGCCACGTTTACGCTCAAGTTATCGCAGCAAACGGCTCTGAGGTTATCGCAGCAGCTTCTACTGTAGAAAAAGCGATCCGTGAGCAAGTGAAATACACTGGTAACATCGAAGCAGCTAAAGCAGTTGGTAAAGCTGTAGCAGAGCGCGCTCTTGAAAAAGGCGTATCTACTGTTGCATTCGATCGTTCTGGTTTCCAATACCACGGTCGAGTAGCGGCGCTAGCAGATTCTGCTCGCGAAGCTGGTCTGAAATTCTAA
- the rplF gene encoding 50S ribosomal protein L6, translated as MSRVAKAPVAIPAGVEVKLNGQEITVKGAKGELSRVINNAVVIAQEENKLTFGPREGVANAWAQAGTARALVNNMVVGVTEGFTRKLILKGVGYRAAIKGNAVGLTLGFSHPVEHELPAGIKAECPSQTEIVLTGCDKQLIGQVAADIRAYRAPEPYKGKGIRYADENVRSKEAKKK; from the coding sequence ATGTCTCGTGTTGCTAAAGCACCTGTCGCTATTCCAGCTGGCGTAGAGGTGAAACTGAACGGCCAAGAAATCACTGTAAAAGGTGCTAAAGGTGAACTATCTCGCGTTATCAACAACGCAGTAGTTATCGCTCAGGAAGAAAACAAGCTAACTTTCGGTCCTCGCGAAGGTGTTGCTAACGCATGGGCTCAAGCAGGTACTGCTCGCGCTCTAGTTAACAACATGGTTGTAGGTGTTACTGAAGGCTTTACCCGTAAGCTAATCCTTAAGGGTGTAGGTTACCGTGCTGCTATCAAAGGCAATGCGGTTGGTCTAACTCTTGGCTTCTCTCACCCAGTTGAGCATGAATTGCCAGCGGGTATCAAAGCTGAGTGTCCTAGCCAAACTGAAATCGTTTTAACTGGTTGTGATAAGCAGTTGATCGGTCAAGTTGCAGCAGACATTCGTGCTTACCGCGCGCCTGAGCCTTACAAAGGTAAAGGTATTCGTTACGCAGATGAAAATGTGCGTAGTAAAGAAGCTAAGAAGAAGTAA
- the rpsH gene encoding 30S ribosomal protein S8: MSMQDPISDMLTRIRNGQAANKVAVKMPSSKLKVAIAALLKAEGYIVDFAVEGEAKPELEVTLKYFQAKPVIEQLKRVSRPGLRVYKKKDDLPSVMGGLGVAVVSTSKGLMSDRAARKAGLGGEIICYVA; this comes from the coding sequence ATGAGCATGCAAGATCCGATTTCGGATATGCTGACCCGTATTCGTAACGGTCAGGCAGCAAACAAAGTTGCTGTTAAAATGCCTTCTTCAAAGCTGAAAGTTGCAATCGCTGCACTACTAAAGGCTGAAGGTTACATCGTTGACTTCGCTGTTGAAGGCGAAGCAAAACCTGAGCTAGAAGTTACTCTTAAGTACTTCCAAGCTAAACCAGTAATCGAGCAACTTAAGCGTGTTTCACGCCCAGGTCTGCGCGTCTACAAGAAGAAAGACGATCTGCCATCTGTTATGGGTGGTCTAGGTGTTGCTGTAGTTTCCACTTCCAAGGGTCTGATGTCAGACCGTGCTGCTCGTAAAGCAGGTCTTGGTGGTGAAATCATCTGCTACGTAGCTTAA
- the rpsN gene encoding 30S ribosomal protein S14: MAKQSMKAREAKRAKLVAKFAEKRASLKAIISDVNVSEEDRWNAVLKLQTLPRDSSASRQRNRCNQTGRPHGYLRKFGLSRIKVREACMKGEIPGLRKASW, translated from the coding sequence ATGGCTAAACAATCAATGAAAGCACGTGAAGCAAAACGTGCAAAGCTAGTAGCTAAGTTCGCTGAAAAGCGTGCTTCTCTAAAAGCTATCATCAGCGATGTAAATGTATCTGAAGAAGATCGTTGGAATGCGGTTCTAAAACTGCAAACTCTTCCACGTGATTCTAGTGCGTCACGTCAGCGCAACCGTTGTAACCAAACTGGTCGTCCACACGGTTACCTACGTAAATTCGGTCTGAGCCGTATCAAAGTTCGTGAAGCTTGCATGAAAGGCGAGATTCCTGGACTTCGTAAGGCTAGCTGGTAA
- the rplE gene encoding 50S ribosomal protein L5: MAKLHDYYKSSVVAELTKQFGYTSVMQVPRIEKITLNMGVGDAINDKKLLENAAADMATISGQKPLITKARKSVAGFKIREGYPIGCKVTLRGERMWDFMERLISIALPRVRDFRGVNAKSFDGRGNYSMGVREQIIFPEIDFDKVDRVRGLDITITTSAGTDEEGRALLAAFNFPFRK; encoded by the coding sequence ATGGCGAAACTGCATGATTACTACAAGTCGTCTGTAGTCGCTGAACTGACCAAACAGTTCGGTTACACAAGCGTCATGCAAGTCCCTAGAATCGAAAAGATCACCCTTAACATGGGTGTGGGCGATGCTATCAACGATAAGAAACTGCTAGAAAACGCAGCTGCTGATATGGCAACGATCTCTGGTCAAAAGCCACTTATCACTAAAGCGCGTAAGTCTGTTGCAGGCTTCAAAATTCGTGAAGGCTACCCAATCGGTTGTAAAGTAACCTTGCGTGGCGAACGTATGTGGGATTTTATGGAGCGTTTAATCTCTATCGCTCTTCCACGTGTACGTGACTTCCGTGGTGTTAACGCTAAGTCTTTTGACGGTCGCGGTAACTACAGCATGGGCGTTCGCGAGCAAATCATCTTCCCGGAAATCGACTTTGATAAAGTTGATCGTGTACGCGGTTTAGACATCACTATTACGACGTCTGCTGGTACTGATGAGGAAGGCCGTGCTCTGCTGGCTGCCTTTAACTTCCCATTCCGTAAGTAA
- the rplX gene encoding 50S ribosomal protein L24 has protein sequence MAAKIRRNDEVIVLAGKDKGKKGKVTKVLATGKVVVEGINLVKKHQKPVPALGIQGGIVEQEAAIDVSNVAIFNAATGKADRIGFRFEDGQKVRFFKSNGETVSN, from the coding sequence ATGGCAGCTAAAATCCGTCGTAACGACGAAGTAATCGTTCTTGCTGGTAAAGATAAAGGCAAGAAAGGTAAAGTAACTAAGGTCCTAGCAACTGGTAAAGTTGTTGTTGAAGGTATCAACCTAGTTAAGAAACATCAGAAACCTGTTCCAGCTCTAGGTATCCAAGGCGGTATCGTTGAGCAAGAAGCAGCTATCGACGTTTCTAACGTGGCTATCTTCAATGCAGCTACTGGTAAAGCTGACCGTATCGGTTTCCGTTTTGAAGACGGCCAAAAGGTTCGTTTCTTCAAGTCTAACGGTGAAACTGTTTCTAACTAA
- the rplN gene encoding 50S ribosomal protein L14: protein MIQMQSMLDAADNSGARSVMCIKVLGGSHRRYAHIGDVIKVTVKEAIPRGKVKKGDVLKAVVVRTRKGVRRPDGSVIRFDRNACVLLNNNSEQPIGTRIFGPVTRELRGDKFMKIVSLAPEVL, encoded by the coding sequence ATGATCCAAATGCAAAGTATGCTGGACGCAGCTGATAACTCAGGCGCTCGCAGCGTAATGTGTATTAAGGTTCTGGGTGGCTCTCACCGCCGTTATGCACATATCGGTGACGTTATCAAAGTTACTGTTAAGGAAGCAATTCCTCGCGGTAAAGTTAAAAAAGGTGACGTTCTGAAGGCGGTGGTAGTTCGCACCCGTAAAGGCGTACGTCGTCCAGACGGTTCTGTCATTCGCTTCGACCGAAATGCTTGCGTACTGTTGAACAACAACAGTGAGCAACCTATCGGTACACGTATCTTTGGTCCTGTGACTCGCGAACTTCGTGGCGATAAGTTCATGAAGATCGTTTCACTGGCTCCAGAAGTTCTGTAA
- the rpsQ gene encoding 30S ribosomal protein S17 — MSDKIRTQLGRVVSDKMDKSIVVAIERMVKHPIYGKFVKRTTKVHAHDENNECGIGDTVEIVECRPLSKTKSWTLVKVVEKAKM, encoded by the coding sequence ATGAGCGACAAAATTCGTACTCAACTAGGTCGTGTTGTTAGCGACAAGATGGACAAGTCTATCGTTGTTGCTATCGAGCGCATGGTGAAGCACCCTATCTACGGTAAATTCGTTAAGCGCACGACTAAAGTTCACGCACATGACGAAAACAACGAGTGTGGCATTGGCGACACTGTTGAAATCGTTGAGTGTCGTCCACTGTCTAAGACTAAGTCTTGGACTTTGGTAAAAGTTGTAGAAAAAGCGAAGATGTAA
- the rpmC gene encoding 50S ribosomal protein L29 — protein sequence MKAQDLREKSVEELNSELLNLLREQFNLRMQAATGQLQQTHTLKAVRRDIARVKTVLTEKAGA from the coding sequence ATGAAAGCACAAGATCTACGCGAAAAGAGCGTTGAAGAGCTTAACTCTGAGCTATTGAATTTGCTACGTGAACAGTTCAACTTGCGCATGCAAGCTGCAACTGGTCAACTACAGCAAACTCATACTCTGAAAGCTGTACGCCGTGATATCGCACGTGTGAAAACTGTTTTGACTGAGAAGGCAGGCGCATAA
- the rplP gene encoding 50S ribosomal protein L16, whose product MLQPKRTKFRKVHTGRNRGLAKGTEVSFGSFGLKAVGRGRLTARQIEAARRAMTRHIKRQGKIWIRVFPDKPITEKPLEVRQGKGKGNVEYWVAQIQPGKVMYEVDGVPEELAREAFRLAARKLPFKTTFVTKQVM is encoded by the coding sequence ATGCTACAACCTAAACGTACTAAGTTCCGTAAGGTTCATACTGGTCGTAACCGCGGTCTAGCTAAAGGTACTGAAGTTAGCTTTGGTTCTTTTGGTCTTAAAGCTGTTGGCCGTGGTCGTTTGACTGCTCGTCAAATCGAAGCTGCACGTCGTGCTATGACGCGTCACATCAAGCGTCAAGGTAAGATCTGGATCCGTGTGTTCCCAGACAAGCCGATCACTGAAAAACCACTTGAAGTTCGTCAAGGTAAGGGTAAAGGTAACGTTGAGTACTGGGTAGCCCAAATCCAACCTGGTAAGGTTATGTACGAAGTTGATGGTGTACCTGAAGAATTGGCGCGTGAAGCGTTCCGCCTAGCGGCTCGCAAACTGCCATTCAAGACTACATTTGTAACTAAGCAGGTGATGTGA
- the rpsC gene encoding 30S ribosomal protein S3 — MGQKVHPNGIRLGIVKPWNATWFANTKDFADNLDGDFKVRQFLTKELSKASLSRIVIERPAKSIRVTIHTARPGVVIGKKGEDVEKLRTAVAKIAGVPAQINIAEVRKPELDAQLVGDSIASQLERRVMFRRAMKRAVQNAMRLGAKGIKVEVSGRLGGAEIARSEWYREGRVPLHTLRADIDYATSSAHTTYGVIGIKVWIFKGEILGGMPAATEAAEPKADKPKKQRKGRK, encoded by the coding sequence ATGGGTCAAAAAGTACATCCTAATGGTATTCGTCTAGGCATCGTTAAGCCTTGGAATGCTACATGGTTTGCTAACACCAAAGATTTCGCTGACAACCTAGACGGCGACTTCAAGGTACGTCAGTTCCTAACTAAGGAACTTTCAAAAGCGTCTCTGTCACGTATCGTTATCGAGCGTCCTGCTAAGAGCATCCGTGTGACTATTCACACTGCTCGTCCAGGCGTTGTTATCGGTAAGAAAGGTGAAGACGTTGAGAAGCTACGCACAGCTGTAGCGAAAATTGCAGGTGTACCAGCGCAAATTAACATCGCTGAAGTACGTAAGCCTGAACTAGATGCGCAACTTGTTGGTGACAGCATCGCGTCTCAGCTAGAGCGTCGTGTAATGTTCCGTCGTGCTATGAAGCGTGCGGTACAAAACGCAATGCGTCTAGGTGCTAAGGGTATCAAAGTGGAAGTAAGCGGTCGTCTAGGCGGCGCTGAAATCGCACGTTCTGAGTGGTACCGTGAAGGCCGTGTGCCTCTACACACTCTACGTGCAGACATTGATTACGCAACTTCTTCGGCTCACACCACATACGGTGTAATCGGCATTAAAGTTTGGATCTTCAAAGGTGAGATCCTAGGCGGTATGCCAGCAGCAACTGAAGCTGCAGAGCCAAAGGCTGACAAGCCTAAGAAGCAGCGTAAAGGCCGTAAGTAA
- the rplV gene encoding 50S ribosomal protein L22 has translation MEAIAKHNFARISPQKARLVADLIRGKSVDQALEILTFSNKKAAVLVKKVLESAIANAEHNEGADIDDLNVAKIFVDEGPTMKRIMPRAKGRADRILKRSSHITVVVADR, from the coding sequence ATGGAAGCTATTGCTAAACATAACTTTGCTCGCATTTCGCCTCAGAAAGCTCGCTTAGTTGCGGATCTAATTCGTGGTAAATCTGTTGACCAAGCTCTTGAAATCCTAACTTTCAGCAACAAAAAAGCTGCTGTACTAGTTAAGAAAGTTCTAGAGTCTGCTATCGCTAACGCGGAGCACAACGAAGGTGCAGATATTGACGATCTGAATGTCGCAAAAATCTTTGTAGATGAAGGCCCAACCATGAAGCGTATTATGCCTCGTGCTAAAGGTCGTGCGGATCGTATCTTGAAGCGTTCAAGCCACATCACTGTTGTTGTAGCAGATCGCTAG
- the rpsS gene encoding 30S ribosomal protein S19 has protein sequence MPRSLKKGPFIDLHLLKKVEKAVESGDKKPLKTWSRRSMIIPTMIGLTIAVHNGRQHVPVFVTEEMIGHKLGEFAPTRTYRGHAADKKAKKR, from the coding sequence ATGCCACGTTCTCTCAAGAAAGGTCCATTTATTGACCTACACTTGCTGAAGAAGGTAGAGAAAGCGGTGGAAAGCGGAGACAAAAAGCCACTTAAGACTTGGTCCCGTCGTTCAATGATCATCCCTACGATGATCGGTTTGACCATCGCTGTCCATAATGGTCGTCAGCACGTTCCAGTTTTCGTTACCGAAGAAATGATCGGTCACAAACTGGGTGAATTCGCACCAACTCGTACTTACCGCGGTCACGCTGCGGATAAGAAAGCTAAGAAGCGTTAA
- the rplB gene encoding 50S ribosomal protein L2, with protein sequence MAIVKCKPTSAGRRHVVKVVNADLHKGKPYAPLLEKNSKNGGRNNNGRITVRHIGGGHKQHYRVVDFKRTKDGIPAKVERLEYDPNRSANIALVLYADGERRYIIAPKGLQAGDVIQSGVDAPIKAGNTLPMRNIPVGSTIHCVELTPGKGAQLARSAGAYAQLVARDGSYVTIRLRSGEMRKVLSEGRATIGEVGNSEHMLRELGKAGASRWRGVRPTVRGVVMNPVDHPHGGGEGRTSGGRHPVSPWGVPTKGYKTRSNKRTDKYIVRRRNK encoded by the coding sequence ATGGCTATTGTTAAATGTAAGCCGACTTCGGCTGGTCGTCGTCACGTTGTTAAAGTTGTTAACGCTGACCTACACAAAGGCAAGCCTTACGCACCTCTTCTAGAGAAAAACTCTAAGAACGGTGGTCGTAACAACAACGGTCGTATCACAGTACGTCACATCGGTGGTGGTCATAAACAACACTACCGTGTAGTTGACTTCAAACGTACTAAAGACGGTATCCCAGCGAAAGTTGAGCGTCTAGAATACGATCCAAACCGTAGCGCAAACATCGCTCTAGTTCTGTACGCAGACGGTGAGCGTCGTTACATCATTGCACCTAAAGGTCTGCAAGCTGGTGACGTTATCCAATCTGGTGTTGATGCACCGATCAAAGCGGGTAACACTCTACCAATGCGCAACATCCCAGTAGGTTCTACAATTCACTGTGTTGAATTGACTCCTGGTAAAGGTGCACAGTTGGCTCGTTCAGCGGGTGCTTACGCTCAGCTAGTAGCTCGTGATGGTTCTTACGTAACTATCCGTCTACGTTCTGGCGAAATGCGTAAAGTTCTATCTGAAGGTCGCGCAACAATCGGTGAAGTTGGTAACTCTGAGCACATGCTTCGTGAGCTTGGTAAAGCTGGTGCAAGTCGCTGGCGTGGTGTTCGTCCAACCGTTCGCGGTGTGGTAATGAACCCAGTAGATCACCCACACGGTGGTGGTGAAGGTCGTACTTCTGGTGGCCGTCATCCAGTTTCACCTTGGGGTGTACCAACTAAAGGCTACAAGACTCGTAGCAACAAACGCACTGACAAGTACATCGTACGTCGTCGTAACAAGTAA